The following coding sequences are from one Odontesthes bonariensis isolate fOdoBon6 chromosome 10, fOdoBon6.hap1, whole genome shotgun sequence window:
- the mipa gene encoding major intrinsic protein of lens fiber a yields the protein MWEFRSMSFWRAVFAEFYGTMFFVFFGLGAALRWTTGPHNVLHVAFCFGLAAATFIQSIGHISGGHINPAVTFAYLIGSQMSLFRAFFYIIAQCLGALAGAAVLYGVTPSNIRGNLALNTLQPGISLGMATTVEVFLTLQLVVCVFAVTDERRNGRLGSAALAIGFSVLIGHLLGMYFTGAGMNPARSFAPAVLVRNFVNHWVYWVGPMIGGAMGALLYDFVLFPRMRGLSERLATLKGTRPTEAEGQQETRGEPIELKTQAL from the exons ATGTGGGAGTTCAGGTCAATGTCGTTCTGGCGGGCAGTGTTTGCCGAGTTCTATGGCACCATGTTCTTTGTATTCTTTGGGCTGGGGGCCGCCCTCCGCTGGACCACTGGGCCCCATAATGTTCTTCATGTTGCCTTTTGCTTTGGGCTGGCAGCTGCCACCTTCATCCAGTCCATTGGTCACATCAGTGGAGGACACATCAACCCTGCTGTTACCTTTGCCTACCTGATCGGATCTCAGATGTCCCTGTTCCGCGCTTTCTTCTACATCATTGCTCAGTGTCTTGGAGCGTTGGCTGGTGCTGCTGTACTGTATGGGGTTACACCCAGCAACATTAGGGGAAACCTGGCATTGAACACA ctgcagccaggcatCAGCCTGGGAATGGCTACAACAGTGGAGGTCTTCCTCACCCTCCAGCTTGTTGTTTGCGTCTTTGCTGTGACAGATGAGAGACGCAATGGACGCCTGGGCTCTGCTGCTTTGGCCATAGGCTTCTCTGTGCTTATTGGGCATCTTCTTGGG ATGTACTTCACTGGAGCAGGTATGAACCCTGCAAGGTCCTTTGCGCCAGCTGTCTTGGTCAGGAATTTTGTCAACCACTGG GTGTACTGGGTGGGACCTATGATTGGCGGTGCCATGGGTGCCCTGCTGTATGACTTCGTGCTTTTCCCACGTATGCGTGGTCTCTCTGAGAGGCTCGCCACACTGAAAGGCACCCGGCCCACAGAGGCTGAGGGCCAGCAGGAGACCAGGGGAGAGCCCATTGAGCTCAAGACACAGGCCCTATAA
- the ptges3a gene encoding prostaglandin E synthase 3: MQPATAKWYDRRDSVFVDFCVEDSKDVQVKFDKSKFVFSCVIGTDDIKHQNTVELFGEIDTKASRHRRTDRSVLCCLRKAEAGKSWPRLTKDKTKCNWLSVDFNNWKDWEDDSDEDLSSFDKFSEMMNSMGGDDLPDLDGAEEEHDSADSDDEKIPDLE; the protein is encoded by the exons AT GCAGCCTGCAACAGCTAAGTGGTATGACAGAAGAGATTCTGTTTTTGTAGATTTCTGCGTGGAGGACAGTAAAGATGTGCAAGTAAAATTTGACAAGTCAAAATTTGTTTTTAG TTGTGTCATTGGAACAGATGACATCAAACACCAGAACACGGTGGAACTTTTTGGGGAGATTGACACCAAA GCATCGAGGCACAGACGTACTGACAggtctgtgttgtgttgtttacGAAAAGCAGAGGCTGGGAAGTCATGGCCACGACTCACCAAAGACAAGACAAAG TGCAACTGGCTGAGTGTGGATTTCAATAACTGGAAAGACTGGGAAGATGATTCAGATGAAGACTTGTCAAGTTTTGACAAATTTTCAGAG ATGATGAACAGCATGGGTGGGGATGATCTACCAGATTTAGATGGTGCAGAAGAAGAg CACGATTCTGCAGACAGCGATGATGAAA AAATCCCAGACCTTGAGTAG